One genomic region from Streptomyces sp. NBC_00457 encodes:
- a CDS encoding DMT family transporter: protein MSALALSVVLSLISAVAYAGGAIVQERVAESSPDYAPLRRPSWWAAVALNGLGGLLHVVALAYGPLSVVQPLGALTIVFALPMAAMFVGRKAGATAWRGAIMATVGLAGLLSLVGTADTQSLDSAQRAGVALVTAGAVVALMIAGRAAHRHPAVRSVLLATGSGIAFGMSSVFTKTVAVDWSGGVSASDLPSLATIGVFATAGLMLSQASYRGAGLAAPLATLTVVNPVLAAAVGITMFGETFRYGTTGTALALSCGVVAAGGLILLTTERIGRTQQEAAPAAEPAPVEELLAQHSGDSPEAVKELLEQPAAELPDQPLVATQASAPDLEKEEQPHTDVPPLLYGPLYIGPYIPRPVLDRHRTRIKS from the coding sequence ATGAGTGCCCTCGCGTTGTCCGTGGTGCTGTCGCTGATCTCCGCTGTGGCGTACGCGGGCGGCGCGATCGTACAGGAGCGCGTGGCGGAGTCCTCCCCCGACTACGCGCCGCTGCGTCGGCCTAGCTGGTGGGCGGCGGTGGCGCTGAACGGCCTCGGCGGTCTGCTGCACGTGGTCGCCCTGGCATACGGACCGCTGAGCGTGGTCCAGCCGCTGGGCGCCCTGACCATCGTGTTCGCGCTGCCGATGGCGGCGATGTTCGTGGGCCGCAAGGCCGGGGCGACCGCCTGGCGGGGCGCGATCATGGCGACGGTCGGACTCGCGGGTCTCCTCTCTCTGGTCGGCACCGCCGACACGCAGTCGCTGGATTCCGCCCAGCGGGCGGGCGTGGCCCTGGTCACCGCGGGTGCGGTCGTGGCGCTGATGATCGCGGGCCGGGCGGCGCACCGGCATCCGGCAGTGCGCAGCGTGCTGCTGGCCACGGGATCCGGCATAGCCTTCGGCATGTCCTCGGTGTTCACCAAGACCGTCGCGGTCGACTGGAGCGGCGGCGTCTCGGCGTCGGACCTGCCGTCCCTGGCCACGATCGGTGTCTTCGCCACGGCCGGACTGATGCTCTCCCAGGCCTCCTACCGCGGCGCCGGACTCGCGGCCCCGCTGGCCACCCTGACGGTCGTGAACCCCGTGCTGGCGGCGGCGGTCGGCATCACGATGTTCGGCGAAACCTTCCGCTACGGCACGACGGGCACCGCGCTCGCCCTGAGCTGCGGCGTCGTGGCGGCGGGCGGGCTGATCCTGCTGACGACGGAGCGGATCGGGCGGACGCAGCAGGAAGCCGCACCCGCGGCCGAACCGGCACCCGTCGAGGAGCTGCTCGCCCAGCACTCCGGCGACTCCCCCGAAGCCGTCAAGGAGCTTCTCGAGCAGCCCGCGGCCGAACTCCCGGACCAGCCCCTGGTCGCAACGCAGGCGTCGGCGCCGGACCTCGAGAAGGAGGAGCAGCCGCACACCGACGTGCCCCCGCTGCTGTACGGCCCCCTCTACATCGGCCCGTACATACCGAGGCCGGTCCTGGACCGGCACCGCACCCGTATCAAATCCTGA
- a CDS encoding GNAT family N-acetyltransferase — protein MSETEIRDDRAAGRLDALGGDGEVVGHIEYFVLEAPGRALVPVHTIVEPAHEGQGIAGSLAREPYAMAEREGIAVAPLCPYVVKWAERHPEEAPAADPDLQRAAMDWLAAHPDRF, from the coding sequence ATGAGCGAGACCGAGATCCGCGACGACCGGGCGGCGGGCCGCCTGGACGCCCTCGGCGGCGACGGCGAAGTCGTCGGCCACATCGAGTACTTCGTGCTCGAAGCGCCGGGGCGCGCTCTGGTCCCCGTGCACACCATCGTGGAACCGGCCCACGAGGGACAGGGCATCGCGGGCTCCCTGGCGCGCGAGCCGTACGCCATGGCCGAGCGCGAGGGCATCGCCGTAGCCCCGCTCTGCCCGTACGTCGTGAAGTGGGCGGAACGCCACCCCGAGGAGGCCCCGGCGGCCGACCCGGACTTGCAGCGGGCGGCGATGGACTGGCTGGCGGCACACCCCGACCGATTCTGA
- a CDS encoding transglycosylase family protein — MAVRGRHRRYQPNRINRASLTVTAGSAGMAIPLIGTGTAHAADVDTWNKVAACESTSNWSINTGNGYYGGLQFAQSTWEAFGGTRYAPRADLATKDQQIAIAEKVLDGQGPGAWPTCSVKAGLTRGGDTPDISPGGTAPRTTKSSLADVQPQSTPQSRAGTAEMYTVLRGDTLSGIADKEDVRGGWRGLYAANRQTIGGDPDLILPGQRLSLRGKAATTTRTPVEPAPKAPASDNKASDNKASDSKAPVRKAPESKPQADTSKRGLVAPVSAATGTPYHKAGSAWSMGYHTGVDFAVPTGTSVKAVADGRVVSAGWEGSFGYQVVIRHADGRYSQYAHLSAISVKSGQGVGAGQRIGRSGSTGNSTGPHLHFEVRTGPGFGTDIDPVAYLRAGGVRI, encoded by the coding sequence ATGGCCGTACGCGGCCGGCACCGCCGGTATCAGCCGAACAGGATCAACCGCGCCTCACTGACCGTCACGGCGGGCAGCGCCGGAATGGCGATACCGCTCATCGGCACCGGTACCGCGCACGCCGCGGACGTCGACACCTGGAACAAGGTCGCCGCCTGCGAGTCGACCAGCAACTGGAGCATCAACACCGGCAACGGCTACTACGGCGGCCTGCAGTTCGCGCAGTCGACGTGGGAGGCCTTCGGCGGCACCCGGTACGCTCCGCGCGCGGATCTGGCCACCAAGGACCAACAGATAGCCATAGCCGAGAAGGTGCTCGACGGACAGGGGCCCGGCGCCTGGCCGACGTGCTCGGTCAAGGCCGGGCTGACCCGGGGCGGCGACACCCCCGACATCAGCCCGGGCGGCACCGCCCCGCGCACCACCAAGAGCTCCCTGGCCGACGTCCAGCCGCAGAGCACACCCCAGTCCCGGGCGGGCACCGCCGAGATGTACACCGTCCTCAGGGGCGACACCCTTTCCGGGATCGCCGACAAGGAGGACGTACGCGGCGGTTGGCGCGGGCTCTACGCCGCCAACCGGCAGACCATCGGCGGGGATCCCGACCTGATCCTGCCCGGCCAGCGGCTCAGCCTGCGCGGCAAGGCGGCCACGACGACGAGGACGCCGGTCGAGCCGGCACCCAAGGCTCCCGCCTCGGACAACAAGGCCTCGGACAACAAGGCCTCGGACAGCAAGGCTCCGGTCAGGAAAGCCCCGGAGAGCAAGCCTCAGGCCGATACATCCAAGCGCGGCCTCGTCGCGCCGGTGAGCGCCGCGACCGGAACGCCGTACCACAAAGCGGGCTCCGCCTGGTCCATGGGCTATCACACGGGCGTCGACTTCGCCGTCCCCACCGGGACCTCCGTGAAGGCCGTCGCGGACGGGCGGGTCGTCAGCGCCGGCTGGGAAGGCTCCTTCGGCTACCAGGTGGTGATCCGGCACGCCGACGGCCGCTACTCCCAGTACGCGCACCTCTCGGCGATCTCCGTGAAGAGCGGGCAGGGCGTGGGCGCCGGACAGCGCATCGGCCGCTCCGGGTCCACGGGCAACAGCACGGGCCCGCATCTGCACTTCGAGGTGCGGACGGGGCCCGGCTTCGGCACGGACATCGACCCGGTGGCGTACCTCCGGGCCGGTGGCGTCAGGATTTGA
- the gndA gene encoding NADP-dependent phosphogluconate dehydrogenase, protein MSNSAQIGVTGLAVMGRNLARNFARNGYTVALHNRTSARTHALVEEFGSEGDFVAAETAKEFVAALERPRRLVIMVKAGEPTDAVIQEFAPLLEPGDMIIDGGNAHFADTRRRERDLREQGIHFVGMGVSGGEEGALHGPSIMPGGPKESYDSLGPMLEKISAKAADGAPCVAHVGPDGAGHFVKMVHNGIEYADMQLIGEAYQLLRDVAGYSPAQIAEIFRTWNTGRLDSYLIEITAEVLSHVDAATGEPFVDVVVDQAEQKGTGRWTVQIALDLGVPVSGIAEAVFARSLSGHEALREASRGLAGPKASPLSEAEAGAFADRVEQALYASKIVSYTQGFHQIDAARDEYGWDIDLGAVASIWRGGCIIRAAFLDRIRAAYDVRADLPSLLSDDTFAQEIGAAQDDWREVIVAATRQGVPTPGFSAALAYYDALRAARLPAALTQGQRDFFGAHTYRRVDREGSFHTLWGGDRSEVSA, encoded by the coding sequence ATGAGCAATTCAGCCCAGATCGGCGTCACAGGTCTCGCGGTCATGGGCCGCAACCTCGCCCGCAACTTCGCGCGCAACGGCTACACGGTCGCGCTGCACAACAGGACGTCGGCGCGGACGCACGCCCTGGTCGAGGAGTTCGGGAGTGAGGGCGACTTCGTCGCGGCCGAGACCGCGAAGGAGTTCGTGGCGGCGCTGGAGCGGCCGCGGCGTCTGGTCATCATGGTGAAGGCCGGTGAGCCGACGGACGCGGTGATCCAGGAGTTCGCCCCGCTCCTGGAACCCGGCGACATGATCATCGACGGCGGCAACGCGCACTTCGCCGACACCCGCCGCCGCGAGCGCGACCTGCGCGAGCAGGGCATCCACTTCGTCGGCATGGGCGTCTCCGGCGGCGAGGAGGGCGCGCTGCACGGACCGAGCATCATGCCGGGCGGGCCGAAGGAGTCGTACGACTCACTGGGCCCGATGCTCGAGAAGATCTCCGCGAAGGCGGCCGACGGGGCTCCCTGTGTCGCGCACGTGGGTCCGGACGGCGCCGGGCACTTCGTGAAGATGGTGCACAACGGCATCGAGTACGCCGACATGCAGCTGATCGGCGAGGCGTACCAGCTGCTGCGCGATGTCGCCGGGTACTCACCCGCGCAGATCGCGGAGATCTTCCGCACCTGGAACACCGGGCGGCTGGATTCGTACCTGATCGAGATCACGGCCGAGGTGCTGTCGCACGTGGACGCGGCGACGGGCGAGCCGTTCGTGGACGTGGTGGTGGACCAGGCGGAGCAGAAGGGCACGGGGCGGTGGACCGTGCAGATCGCGCTCGACCTGGGTGTCCCGGTGTCGGGTATCGCCGAGGCCGTCTTCGCGCGGTCGCTGTCCGGGCACGAGGCGCTCCGCGAGGCATCACGCGGGCTGGCCGGGCCGAAGGCGTCGCCGCTGAGCGAGGCGGAGGCCGGGGCCTTTGCCGACCGGGTGGAGCAGGCCTTGTACGCCTCGAAGATCGTGTCGTACACGCAGGGCTTCCATCAGATCGACGCGGCCCGCGACGAGTACGGCTGGGACATCGACCTCGGTGCCGTGGCCTCCATCTGGCGCGGTGGCTGCATTATTCGCGCGGCGTTCCTGGATCGTATTCGTGCGGCGTACGACGTTCGAGCGGATCTGCCGAGCCTGCTGTCCGACGACACGTTCGCGCAGGAGATCGGGGCGGCGCAGGACGACTGGCGTGAGGTGATTGTCGCCGCGACGCGGCAGGGGGTGCCGACGCCCGGCTTCTCCGCGGCTCTCGCGTACTACGACGCGCTGCGTGCGGCGCGGTTGCCTGCGGCGCTTACGCAGGGGCAGCGGGACTTCTTCGGTGCGCACACGTATCGGCGGGTTGATCGGGAGGGGTCGTTCCACACGCTGTGGGGTGGGGATCGGTCTGAGGTTTCCGCCTAG
- a CDS encoding aspartate/glutamate racemase family protein — protein sequence MLALLHTSPVHIPVFDALRDEDHPGLELRHFVDASLLDRARAEGPEAVADDVRAVLRRAAADGARAVLCTCSTLGGVAESAGAGIGVPVLRGDRPMAAAAVATGSRVVVLGTVESTFGPTVSLIEEEADRAGRPVDVRTRLVADAWRRFETGDLDGYARLIATTADEVTDADAIVLAQPSMAPARQLTTTSVPVLSSPRPALAAGAEATGHLDPSVDSGE from the coding sequence TTGCTCGCACTCCTTCACACCTCACCCGTCCACATCCCCGTCTTCGACGCCCTGCGCGACGAAGACCACCCAGGCCTGGAACTACGGCACTTCGTCGACGCATCGCTCCTCGACCGCGCCCGCGCCGAAGGCCCCGAGGCGGTCGCGGACGACGTGCGTGCCGTCCTGCGGCGGGCCGCCGCCGACGGAGCCCGGGCCGTGCTGTGCACCTGCTCGACCCTCGGCGGCGTCGCCGAGTCGGCCGGAGCGGGGATCGGGGTACCGGTACTGCGCGGCGACCGTCCGATGGCGGCCGCCGCGGTGGCCACGGGGTCCCGAGTGGTCGTCCTCGGCACGGTGGAGAGCACATTCGGGCCCACCGTGTCGCTGATCGAGGAGGAGGCCGACCGCGCAGGGCGCCCCGTGGACGTACGGACCCGGCTGGTGGCGGACGCCTGGCGGCGCTTCGAAACGGGCGACCTGGACGGATACGCCCGACTGATCGCCACCACGGCCGACGAGGTCACCGACGCCGACGCGATCGTCCTCGCCCAGCCGTCCATGGCCCCGGCCCGGCAGCTGACGACGACCTCGGTCCCGGTCCTGTCCAGCCCCCGCCCGGCCCTCGCGGCCGGCGCGGAGGCGACGGGCCACCTGGACCCCTCGGTTGACTCCGGCGAGTGA